From Deltaproteobacteria bacterium:
TGACGTGGCCGACGAGGATCGTCGGCACGTGTTCGCTCTTGGCGTAACCGAGCAGGCGCGCGGTGCAGTCGCGCACCTGGCCGACCGAGCCGGGAATCGACTCGAGCAGCTCGGTGTGCAGGGTCTGGATGGAGTCGACCGCGAGCACGGCGGGGGCGGCGGCGCGGGCCGCGGCGAGGATGCGCTCGAGGTGCGTCTCGGCCAGCAGCGAGATGTTCGGGTGGACCGCGCCGACTCGGCGCGCGCGCATCGCCGTCTGCGCGGCCGATTCCTCGCCGGTGACGTACAGCACGCGCGCTCCCTGCTCGGCGATGCCGCGCAGGGCCTGCAGCAGCAGCGTCGACTTGCCGATGCCCGGCTCGCCGCCGAGCAGGACGAGCGAGCCGGCGACGAGCCCGCCGCCGAGCACCCGATCGAGTTCGCCGATGCGGGTTGCGAGTCGCCGCTCCGGGTCGGCGTCGGCTACCTGATCGATCGCGATCGGTTGCGCGGCGGCGCGGCGCTCGGCCGCCGGCGCGCGCGGGGCGGTCGGCGCGGCCTCCTCGACGAGCGCGTTCCACTCGCCGCACTGCGGGCAGCGGCCGAGCCAGCGCGACTCGGTGTGGCCGCACGCCTGGCACACGTAGATGGCCCGTCGAGTCGCCTTCGCCATGGCCGGACCTTAGCCGTCGACTCCGACACTGGCCGGCGCGGGCCGCCGGCCGCCGCGCCAGGGCGTCAGAACGTGACTACGAGCCGGGTCTGGAACGTCTGGGCGGTTTCGGCGTCGCCGACGACCTTGCGGCCGTTGACCGATTCTCCGGTGTAGCCGAGGTCGGCCGGGTGGTCGAGGGCCGACAGCGGGAACAGCACACCGTACGAGACGCCGGCGAAGAAGTTGCCGTTCTGGTAGCCGAGGTCACCGTCGAGTTCGACGCCGTACATCGCGCCGTTGCCCGGGGTCGCCACCGGCCGGTGCGCGAAGCTCCACACCGCCTGGCTCTTGAAGGTGAACCGGTCGGTCAGGTCGTAGCGCAGAGTCGGCTTGAAATACAGTGCGTTGGTGACGGTACCGATCAACTCGCGGAACAGGATCAGGTCGACCTCGTAATCGAAGTCGAACCGGAAGGCGTTGATCGACAGGTCGCCCTCGCCCGGCAGCGCCTTCGCGCGCGTGACGTTCGTGCGGCCCATCGGCTCGTTGTCCCACTCGTCGCCGCTGGCGAAACCGGTTTCCAGACCGAGGGTGAGGTCGTCGTCCAGCAGCCGGTAGGTGAGGCGCGCGACGCCACCGAACTGACGGATGGTGAACTCCTGGTCGTCGTCGATGGCCAGCGACGACGATACGTCGTCGAGCTGCTTGATCGTGCCGAACACGCCGACCGCCTCCGCTTCGATCTGGAGCCGCTTGTAGGCGAGCTTGAACCAGACGTCGGGGATATAGGCGCGCGCGCCGCGGTAGGCGTACTCGCCCGTCGGCGCCTGGCCGATGGTCGTGCCGTTTTGGTCGTAGTCCTGTTTGCGCCACACGAAGTAGGTGCCGTAGTTGAGCGCAAGCTCGCCGGCTTCGCGGCGGTCGGCGAACTGCTCGGGCGAGTCGAGTCGAGCGAGCACGACGATCCACTGATAGACGTCGTCGCTGTCGTCGAGGTCGAACGGCTGGCCGTCGAACCGGTTGCGGTAGGCGTCGGTCTGTGCAGTGGTCGGCGCCACCGATGGCCAGTCGGTCGCGATCGCGACGCGGAAGTTGGTCCCGGGGATCATCGTGCCGAACATCAGCCGATCGGCGGTATCGCCGTAGTCGCTGTCGAGGTCGTATTCGCCGCTGAACGGGTCCGCCCCCCCGGCGTTGGCGAGGATGCCCATGCCCCAGTGCGACGGCATGCGCCCGAACTTGAGCAGGCCAAGCGGCGTCATCACCTCGGCCCACGCGCGCTTGACGACGATCGCGTCGCGATCCAGATTGCGGCCGGCCTGGGCCGGGGCGCCGCTGGGCGAAAACGCCTCGATCGGGATGTACTGCGGCGGCGGCGAGCCGTCGGCGAGCAACCCGTCGGGCGTCGAGCCGAGGACGAAGTTGTCGTAGATGTCCACCTGAAAGTGGACCGACGATTTTTCGTCGATGTGGACGACGGGCTCGAGGCGCAGCCGGATGTTGGAGGACCGCAGCGATTCGCGGCAGGCGTCGCCGCCGCCCTCCGCGTCGGCGTCGCAGCCCAACGGGTTGGGGAACGGCGCGCCGAAGTTGGGCGTGTCGAGGAAGCCGAGGTCCAGCTTCTTGAACCAGTCCGTGCGCAGGCGAAAGTACCCGTCGAGTTCGAACAGCTGGAACTTCTTGCCGTCGTCCTTCGGCGGCGGCAGCACCGGGGTCGTCGGCAGCGCGCCCGGCACCTTCGGCGCCGGCTCGGCGACGCCTTTCGGTTTGGGCAGGCCTTCGCCGCCGGGAGCGCCCGGCTGCGGGATGCCGCCGCCCGGCTGCACCTGGGCGCGCGCCGGTGCGGCCGTCAGGGCGAGGGCGGCCACGCCGGCCACCAGCGCCGGGGGCAGGCCCGTGCGAACCCGAGCTACCGCGTGCAACAATCGCGAGGTCATTGTTCCTCCGCAAGGAAAACAGCAGGCTACGAAGCTCGCGGACTATACGCACGAGCTCGCGAACCCGTCAAACCGTGGAGCTGTGCCAACAAACGACCCGCGCGCGGGCAACCGCGTTGCCTGCGGCGTGTGCCCAACTCGCCGTGGTCCCTCGTGCTACGGAGACTCTGGTGCGGTGGGCCGGTCTGGCGGCCGCGCTCGCGATCGCGTGTTCGGCCGGGCCGCGCCGGGCCCCGGCGCCGCGGTCCGCATCGCGTCCGCCTCCGCGCCCCGACGCGGTGGCCGGCGCGGTGGCCGGCGCGGTCGTCGGCCAGATGTGCCCGGAGGCGGCGGGCGGCCGACCGGCGGTGTTGCCGCTGGTGATCGCAGGGACGCGGTGGACGACCGACCCGTCGGCCGTGTCGCGTGCGGTCGCGCGCGGCGAGGTGCGGGCATTTGCGGTGTTCGCGTGGGACGGCCGGCGCGCCGGCGTGTTCCGCGTCGCGGGCGCGGCGGACGTCGGGCTGGCTCCGCGCGTCGCGCTCGGCTCGTACGCCGGCGGGTCGCCGTGCGCGGCGCCCGCGCGGCCGGGCGACCCGGCGCGCGACATCCCGGAGTGCGCGGCGGCGCTGGCCGGGTGCGGGTTGGCGGTCGCCCCGCTCGAGCCGGGCGGCGGTTACCGCGCGCGGCCGTTCGACGAGGTGGAGCCGCCGCCGCGCGCCGCGGTCGGCGGTGCGTGCGCTGCCGCCGGCCAGCTCGTGGTGGACATCGACGGCGACGGCCACCCGGAGGTGTTTCGGCTCGCCGACGTGCTCGCGGGCGGCTCGTTCGCGGACGAATGGGGCGCGGCGGCCGCGCCGGCGCGGCGGTGCGAGCCGCGGTTCGCAATCCGCGGGATCGCGGGCGGGGACGGCGAACGCCTGGACCTCGTCGGCGTCGTGGACGTCGACGGCGATGGCCGCCGCGAGGTGGTGCTGGCGCTCGACCGCGACGGCGGCGGCGAGTGGGCGGTGTATTCGGCCGCGGCGACGCCCGCGCGGCTCGAACTCGTCGGCCGCGCCGCGCCGTTCCCGCGCCACCCCTGACCGGATGGCACCGCGTGGGTGTAGTTGCATCTGATCGCGCGATGCCCGCCGTCAACGCCGGCCGCGCGCTGGCGGCGTCGGCCCGGCGTCCGCCGCGGCCGCCGGATCGGGACACGGACGACACGCGCCCGCGTCGGCGGCGGCCGGCGCCGCGGCACCGCCGAACAGCAGCGCGCCGAGCACCATGCCGACCGCGAGCGACGTAGCCGCCAGCAGCGCCGGCAGTGTCCACGGTGCGCGGTCGGCCCACCCGCCGGGCGGCCGCAGTCGCGACCGCGTCGCCGGCCGGGTGTCGCCCGCCACGACGGCACCGGTCCCATCGCGCACCGGGGTCGCGCCCGTCACCGCCGAGTCGAGTGCGCCGAACGGACCCACCGGCGACGCCGGGCTCGTCGGCACTTGCTCGAACCACGACTGAGCCGCCTGTTCGAGTTCGGGTTGCGGCGGCAGTGGTGCGGGCGTGGGCTCGGCCGGCACCCGATGGATCTGCGAGGTCGGCGCGCTGTCCGGCGTCTCGTCGCGCGCGCCGATCGGACGGCGGCCCAGCGCGCGAGGGATGTGCTGGACCGTGGGGCGGTGGTCATCCGGCAGCAACTGCTCCGCCGGGGGCAGCGGCTCGACGCGGGTAGGCCCCCATAAATCCGAGTCGGATCGCCGCTCGGCGGTCGCGGGAGTGCGGGCGCTCAGTTCGCGCAGCCGGTCGAGCATCGCGCGCTGGCGCGCCGCGATCTCCTTGTCGTCGGGGCGCTTTTTGTCGCTCGCCACGTGATCCGCGTTCAGGATAAACTGACGATGGAGCCTTCTTATGCGCGTTCATCCTAGCTTATCCTGTCGGGGACGGGGGCCTCGTCGGTTGGCGTTTGCGCTCGCCGCGGCGGTGGCCGCCGCCGCATGTGGCGACGACACCGGGCTGCTCATCGAGGTGAGTCGCGACGCGGCGACGACCCCGCCGGCGATCGACCGCTTGGAGTTCTTCATCGGCCGGGCGGGGCCGACCGGCACGTACATCCAGGATGCGCAGCGGCTGCCGCCGATCGATCTGGCGGCCGGCCGCGATCTGGCCGTCGATCCCTATGCGCTGCTATTGCGGCCGGCCGACGCGATGCGCGGGACCGACGCGGAGGTGATGGTGGCCGTGATCGGGACCTCCAGGGGGGAACGCGTGGGGTTCGGGCGGTTGGACGGCCCCGTGTCGTTCGCGGACGGGAAGGTGCTGCGGTGGCAGGTCGTCCTGCGCGGCGGCGGCGACTACGACGTATCGGACACGGGATGTCTCGTCTACGACGAGGCGGTGATCGCGCCGCCCGACGATATGGACTGCGACGGCGATCGCGCCCCGGCCGACTGCGACGACTCGAACCCGGACGTCGGCCCGTCGGCGCCGGAGCGCTGCGACAACGATGTGGACGACAACTGCAACGGCCAGGTCGACGAGGAGGTCGACGGCGACGGCGACGGCGTCACCAATTGCGACGACTGTGACGATACCAACCCCGATGTGCATCCGGGCGCGGACGAGGTGTGCGACGGCCTCGACAACGACTGCCGCGACGGTTGCGACGCGGAGTTCGACGCGGACGAAGACGGCTTTACGGTGTGCGGCAGCAAGATCGAGGACGGCGGCGCGTCGTGCG
This genomic window contains:
- a CDS encoding TIGR04551 family protein, producing the protein MTSRLLHAVARVRTGLPPALVAGVAALALTAAPARAQVQPGGGIPQPGAPGGEGLPKPKGVAEPAPKVPGALPTTPVLPPPKDDGKKFQLFELDGYFRLRTDWFKKLDLGFLDTPNFGAPFPNPLGCDADAEGGGDACRESLRSSNIRLRLEPVVHIDEKSSVHFQVDIYDNFVLGSTPDGLLADGSPPPQYIPIEAFSPSGAPAQAGRNLDRDAIVVKRAWAEVMTPLGLLKFGRMPSHWGMGILANAGGADPFSGEYDLDSDYGDTADRLMFGTMIPGTNFRVAIATDWPSVAPTTAQTDAYRNRFDGQPFDLDDSDDVYQWIVVLARLDSPEQFADRREAGELALNYGTYFVWRKQDYDQNGTTIGQAPTGEYAYRGARAYIPDVWFKLAYKRLQIEAEAVGVFGTIKQLDDVSSSLAIDDDQEFTIRQFGGVARLTYRLLDDDLTLGLETGFASGDEWDNEPMGRTNVTRAKALPGEGDLSINAFRFDFDYEVDLILFRELIGTVTNALYFKPTLRYDLTDRFTFKSQAVWSFAHRPVATPGNGAMYGVELDGDLGYQNGNFFAGVSYGVLFPLSALDHPADLGYTGESVNGRKVVGDAETAQTFQTRLVVTF